The Mixta hanseatica genome includes a region encoding these proteins:
- the fabB gene encoding beta-ketoacyl-ACP synthase I gives MKRAVITGLGIVSSIGNNQEEVLASLREGRSGITFSQEMKDSGMRSHVWGNVKLDTTGLIDRKVVRFMSDASIYAYLSMAEAIKDAGLSDETYQNNPRVGLIAGSGGGSPRFQVFGADAMRSPRGLKAVGPYVVTKAMASGVSACLATPFKIHGVNYSISSACATSAHCIGNAVEQIQLGKQDIVFAGGGEELCWEMACEFDAMGALSTRYNDTPEKASRTYDANRDGFVIAGGGGMVVVEELEHALARGAHIYAEIVGYGATSDGADMVAPSGEGAVRCMKMAMQGVDTPIDYINTHGTSTPVGDAKELGAIREVFGENQPAISATKAMTGHSLGAAGVQEAIYSLLMLEHGFIAPSINVEELDPVAEGMNIVTTPTERKLTTVMSNSFGFGGTNATLTLRKYQ, from the coding sequence ATGAAACGTGCAGTGATTACTGGCCTGGGGATCGTTTCCAGCATTGGCAACAACCAGGAAGAAGTCCTGGCATCTCTGCGTGAAGGTCGCTCTGGCATTACCTTCTCTCAGGAGATGAAAGATTCCGGCATGCGTAGTCACGTCTGGGGTAACGTTAAGCTCGATACCACTGGCCTCATCGATCGCAAAGTCGTGCGCTTTATGAGTGATGCGTCCATTTATGCCTATCTTTCTATGGCCGAAGCGATTAAAGACGCTGGCCTGAGCGACGAAACCTATCAAAACAACCCGCGTGTGGGCCTGATTGCCGGCTCCGGCGGCGGTTCTCCGCGCTTCCAGGTATTTGGCGCCGATGCCATGCGCAGCCCGCGCGGCCTGAAAGCTGTCGGTCCGTATGTGGTGACCAAAGCGATGGCTTCCGGTGTTTCCGCCTGTCTGGCGACGCCGTTTAAAATCCATGGCGTAAACTACTCTATCAGCTCCGCCTGCGCCACTTCCGCGCACTGTATCGGTAACGCCGTAGAACAGATTCAGTTGGGCAAACAGGACATCGTTTTTGCCGGCGGCGGCGAAGAGCTGTGCTGGGAAATGGCCTGTGAATTCGATGCAATGGGCGCGCTTTCCACACGCTACAACGACACGCCGGAAAAAGCCTCCCGTACCTATGATGCTAATCGCGACGGTTTCGTTATCGCCGGCGGCGGCGGCATGGTAGTGGTTGAAGAGCTGGAGCATGCGCTGGCGCGCGGTGCGCATATCTACGCAGAGATCGTCGGTTACGGCGCGACTTCTGATGGCGCAGATATGGTTGCTCCGTCAGGCGAAGGCGCTGTGCGCTGCATGAAAATGGCGATGCAGGGCGTGGATACCCCCATCGACTATATCAACACCCACGGCACCTCTACGCCGGTTGGTGATGCGAAAGAGCTGGGCGCCATCCGTGAAGTGTTTGGCGAAAATCAGCCGGCCATCTCCGCAACCAAAGCGATGACCGGTCACTCACTGGGCGCCGCAGGCGTACAGGAAGCAATCTACAGCCTGCTGATGCTGGAACACGGCTTTATTGCCCCGAGCATCAACGTTGAAGAACTCGATCCGGTAGCGGAAGGGATGAATATCGTCACCACGCCGACCGAACGTAAGCTGACCACAGTCATGTCTAACAGCTTCGGCTTTGGTGGCACTAATGCCACGTTGACGCTGCGTAAATATCAGTAA